The Branchiostoma floridae strain S238N-H82 chromosome 12, Bfl_VNyyK, whole genome shotgun sequence genome segment ccatttttaaaaacaacgaatataggttacccctagGGTGTAGGTTATCGTTTTCAGGACATATCTTACGGCCTGGTTTAGTGTCCTTTGGTTTTGGACGTGGTTAAAGTACAACTTAAGAAATTTCAACGCCGGAAAACGCcagattttaatttttctttacaCATCTTCAGGCATCTGAGACGGAGATTGTTTGGGTGATGCGCTTCTCTATTTTCGTGGTCGGTGCCATGTCCACAGCCATGGCAGTGACTGTCAAGACCATCTATGGTGAGATATACCATTCAATCTACTacatacccccctcccacctaaAAAGAGGAAAATTCAACTAGTCTTTCTAATCTGTACCTCTTTGCAGTCAGTGCATAAACGTAAGAAACAAATAGGAACGATTAACATTATTGACGACTTGACTGCGTGATAAGCTTGAAGGCAATACTTACACTTGAATTTCGTACTATTTCCCCTAAAATACTGAGTGTATACAATAGCATACTGTGCATCTTCGATCACGGAAATGgtgaaacaatttttctactcACTGTACGGTACCTTTTTTGTAGCCTTGGGAGTAATACCAGCTCACCTTTCTCCGTTGCATAATCGTTATCCGTTGTGTTTAAGTACAAATTGACGGACGGTGGCTTCAAattgaatattttcaaaatattgcaggtTGAAACCACAATCAGTCAACCGGACATAAACACACTTTTTGATAAAGGATATTGGTTACCTCACCGATGAAGATGACGTGGCGTGGCGTGGTATTTGACACACATCTCTCATCAAAACCATTTTTGGTTAGTGGTTACTAAGCCATGAGTCACAGTATACTAACTTGTCATACGTTTATCTGTTCGTAGGGCTGTGGTACCTGTGCTCGGACATGGTGTACGTCATCCTGTTCCCCCAGCTGATCTGTGTGGTGTATCTGAAGTTCACCAACACGTATGGCTCTCTGTGCGGATTCATAGTGGGGATGATCTTACGGTTTGGTGGAGGAGAGGAGCTTCTGTTTCTACCTGCTGTTATCAAGTAAGCAAACGACGGGCACTACAATCTAGGCCCCTTATAGTTCGCAACCTAATTTCCTTCGACTTTCTATGAACCAGCGTTTTGGGGGGCCGATTCAAGATGTTCTCTAATGCCGGGCAGATCGTCTAGGCGAACTGAAACGATTTCCTGAGCAATAGAGAACAGCGGCCATGGTATAAAAATTGCGAATCATGCTCCCATAATTTTCCATAAACGCCAGCGCTGCCAGGTCTCGGAAGGAGAGGCTAGTCCAAATGACCTCTTCTCAGACGCATATTGAGAGTTATAACCTGATGACAAACCGCCCCTAAACCATGGGTTTCTGGCAAAGCAATTTGAACAATTCCAGGACAATTCTAGTTACTTTCTCCAGTAaagctggttcacctttatccgaggttaagctttattcattgtttgtaagaaaaaacgtatttaggaaaatgaagtcgacggacggtggtttcaaattggaccattttgaaaatttgaaaccactgttcgcagacttaatactcctagatgtgcaacggataaaggtcaccccacggataaaggtgaactagcgttacctttaATAAAGTTTAAACAACAGGCAAATGATCATTCCGTATTTTACGAAAATAGACCGTGACATTTTCTATCATGAACGTGGTATGCCCGCGTGGCTATCAAAGATGACGGTACACGATATCGAAAGGTGGGTAAAGAAGAACGGGCCGTCTTTTATAACGTGCTCTAGACACAGTAAATTTACTCACGATCAACCACACAAGAAATCACCGCCCCTAGGCCTACGACCTCAGATGctatatactgtatacaggaTCTTTGACTTTAACTTAACTACTCTGTACTCTCTTGTACCCAGGTACCCATTCTATGACGACACCACCGGTACGCAGTACTTCCCGTTCCGAACCTTCGCCATGCTGTGCAGTCTGATGTGGATCGTCGTCGTCTCCCTCATCACCAAGGTCATCTTCGAGAACGGAAAAGTCCCGCTCCGTTTCGACATCTTCTACTGCTACCACGAGGATCCGGGCAAGGATCCGGAACCGGAAAAGAAGGATGTAGAGGTGGATCTCTTGGAAAACGGGTCTAATGTTTCAAGGACGGTTACAAAGTTTAGAGGGAATGGGAAATCCGAGGACGAAGCAATGTTGTAAATTCCGAATGAAATGTAAACTTAACGTTCAGGAAGCTTATACATTCAAGTAAACAACATCAAAAGGCAATTCAAACCCCAATATAATTTGAAAACGATCTTTACCAGTTATTGAAgttgacatgttcaactgttTGTTCTACTAGagttagatgtacttgtattgactGTTCGGTCAGTGACGCTTggagaagagtgatggatgtcactcgaaacgtcagGAACTGAATTTTTATCCAATCTAAAGAATTATTGCCTTGAAAATCAAATTTATTTCGACTCACCAACCTCAATCTTTGTGAAGGTAtctactgcttctgtgacgtcatgttacGCAGATAGAGCACATGATTCGGTGCATAGTTGCAAATTCGCAAGAGGAATATAAAATGCCTCTGCAACTATCCTTCAATAAAATTGGGGTACCATAGAccttctgcaacttatgattcactgctcactgagtcacgtgtgctATTTGCAtagcgtgacgtcacagaagtgATTTcccatttcttgacaaagactgtcgTTGAGCAGTTAGAGATTTGAGTAAGtccattatttgtttgtttaggaaATTACATTTTTACTTTAATCAATAATAACTTCAacgaaaaaaaagatgaaatatttCGGGTAAATTACGTAATTTGTTAATCATGGGACAGCAGATCTTTTTAGAATACATTTGACAGCACGTTAGACGTCATGCCTTAACAAAACTGACGCAATGACGTGAACGATATCAAATGGACATCAACATTGGTCATATTACATATAACAATTTCAAAAGCATTTACTGTTCGTAAAAAATTCCAATATTTGTACTAGCCGTTAGAActtgttgtgatacttgtgaaagtttttgacgacgcctcggggagtcgtcaagtggtatatattgcgttcagtctgcaaaaattctaggaattgcacaggcatttttccacaggaatgcagtatgctgggtatgcaagcaccgcccccccccccaatccaAATTGttatattcagagccaaatataattgttcaaggcCTATTATACTATCAAAGcactggaatattacgaagtaggacagccatgtgggtaaggtgcaagaaagtcattcaaggacggaagtgctggaaacagttggttcttccttattttttattctccactacacactgtagtgctcagctgtaggttaaGGTGATCttaggttactggcagaccattgtgctgtaccagggatagtacatttctgctggctgtaggtttatgttacaggtgggctcgtatattgtgccagggaaagtgcgacagggaagttccagtctatttctgatttgagctgaaTTGTTGTTCCCCttaatcgtcgtcatggcaataatatttctattgccagtcttgttatgTTAAAAAACTACTACATTATAACATATGCCGATTTTACATATACCTCAGTACATTGTAgtttacaagtacattgtatagtacACATGTAAAGGACCAAAGTACAATGCTCTATGTGATCAGCATTTTGTCAAGCCACAAGGGGAAGGATGGTTTCCAATACAAGTTCTCAATACATAGATAACAGCATAGATGTATGTAATCACCatgtaaaatacaatgtactactaTATCATATAGTATAGACGATATGTGTTACTCCGATATAGCTAGATACAGGCACATGATAGATATGGTCTTCTCATAGAACTTTTCAATATCTTTTCGCGCCATTCTTACATTTTTACGGCGTTTATATTCACCCATATAAGGCCTAAAATGTTGGGAATTAATATTCAGACCGAACCTAGCACGAACTTGCTGACCTAGCATTTTCTGAGGTCGGCCGCTTGCAAAGGATATACAGTTTGTCATATGATCGGTGAAATTTAAGCAGATCGACCAACTGTGTTTTATACTcttttgaagaaaatatttgatCTTTGAACAAGTTTAGTAAACATTGTACAGAGTACATCTATGAAATGATCAACTTGTTGATAACGATCACAAATGGCGTTTCATTTACAACTTTTTGCTCTGATGGTAGTCAAGAAAAATCTATACAGAATCTCCCAAACTGAATCTCTGCTAAGGAACCATACAAAAATTTTGCGCAAATATTTTTTGTCGTAAAATGTAAGTGTACTCCAGTGTACTATAATGTTTCGGGAGTATtttaatgtatgtttttttaaatgaataaaGTTGTATAAGATGCATATCTGTACAGTAACAAAATATGATGTCCTGATGCATTTCACTTTAGTTTATAGTCATAGATTGTATGTTTTTGCAATCTTCGGACGACAtctgaagaaaaagaagagaatcTTTACATATTGACCTGAATTTTTCAGGAGCATAATAAGAATGATTTCTGAATaaattttcaaagtttcaaaggaaACATATAGTTTTACCCTAGGCTTTACTtgcctctaacaggctccaaGAAGCGGTGGTCTAGttgtaaaaattggacaaatagagtcaatagtacgctaggggattGGAGGTGTGTAAAGCATAGGGTAAAACTATATGTttcctttgaaactttgaaaatttATTCAGAAATCATTCTTATTATGCTCCTGAAAAATTCAGGTCAATATGTAAAgattctcttctttttcttcagaTGTCGTCCGAAGATTGCAAAAACATACAATCTATGACTATAAACTNNNNNNNNNNNNNNNNNNNNNNNNNNNNNNNNNNNNNNNNNNNNNNNNNNNNNNNNNNNNNNNNNNNNNNNNNNNNNNNNNNNNNNNNNNNNNNNNNNNNctggccggccgactccccaaGCGtgctattgactctatttgtccaatttctacaattagaccactgATACACGGAGCCTATTAAAGGCTAGGGCCTTACATCTATAGAGTAGATGTGAGTCTTGCGATGCGATTCGTCCATACTAGATAAAGAACTCCCGTGTTGTTCGCTCGTAGTTCAGGCTGGCACTGCCCAAGGGCGTGGTCAGGTTGGCTGACAGCTTCTTGGTCTCGATCTTCATCATCCGTTTCTTAAGCAGTTCGCGCAGCTCCTTCCTGAAGTTGGCTAGTTCCTAATAAGTTCAGAACGATCAGTTGTAGTTTTGGAAATACATTTATGGCAACAAACAAGCAAGCGGCGACTAGCGAGAGATTGGAAAACTACAATGGTTAAGTGTTCCATATTGTATTTTATGAGCGATACTTTATATGAAATAACTTCTTAACTAAAAGTATGGACTGTATCTAACATAACACGGTCATTGCAAAGTAGTATGCATTGTGTGATAGTGTTTTTGAACATTGATCTTGCTGAAAAACAAGAAACCTGATCAGAAGATGTGTTCTATTCTGATCCAGGTATTGTTTGCGTCTATAGCTGACGAACACGTGTTGTGCTGTTTCTTGTATAGAGTATCTATATCTTtttagccggtataactgccctttggcgtaTCACACAAGTTGCCATGGCATtcagcgcggcagcagctggttatatcaaactgaacgacctgtcacatctaacatttgcacatctaactgtaaGCATGGTTTTATTAAAATTATCTAGTAAAAAGATGTCTCAAATTTACTTGGTGGTAACGATTTGCACCCTATAACAGTTCttgtaatacccccctcacattaggcaaaAAACGATCGgacgagtctgtgagctctaaattacgaggaggcatgaccttGCTGCCGtggaagaaatggcagagttccttCCTTctcgtcagggtcatgcctcctcgtaatttaaagttcgcagactcgtcgtccgatcgattttcgcctaatgtgaggggggtataaagaaaACGAATGGTTCTAGTATCACCTGTTTCAGCTCGTTAAATCTCTCCACTAGGGCCTCCTTCGACTGACGGTCTTTCCTCCGGCGATGGGTCAACCATCGCTGCACCAGCTTCCGCATCACCTCCTGACAGGAGGAGGAACGAGAAACAAGATTCCCAATATTGACATTAAAGTATGTAGATCCTGAAAACGTCCAGTGTGCGGCCAGTTATATACAATTCCTCAATAGCCTTGCCATCGGCTCATAACATTTGGCGTCACGGACAGGATTGTAATGACGGTCAGCACGGTATAGAGGAACAGAACTGTATCCAACGCTCCAAAACTCACAGCAGAGCTGATTCAGTCTTCTACCATGTGCTAAGCCGCAGTGGGAGGGCGAGATCGATTGGAACATTCTGTCACTATACTCCAAGGACAAACCTCCAGCAGTATTATACCCTACATTTACtggttttgagtgacatccattacTCTTCTTTAGCGTCACTAAAATGAACTTTATAGATATTACATATCAGAAGTGACCTATTTTCCTGCCATCACGTGAAGAACTTGGCAACTTACCCGGTAATCTGAAGGAATCTTATTCTCGGATCTGCTGCGTCTTGATTGGTTGGTCTGAAAATAAGAGAAAAATGTGAAACATTATGATATCAAAGACTCTGTACGTATATGATAAACATTTCCAGGAGTTGAGTTTAACTCGTAACTCGCTAAAGTAATGTATTTATCATAGAATCTTCTATTTGGTGGCACATTTCATTGTATTTACGCACGAGCAATTTTCTAGTGATCTCCGCCACAAGATACCCATTTTATAGATTGCGTCCAGATTGCGTCCAGAAAGACTCAAAACCTCCATGTAAATCGCATTGATTGCTGTTTCGTTCAAACCTTTCAAATCTTTCAGAGCGACGGACAAATTTTGAGAACTATTTTAATAGTACTAATTTTTAAGCCGAGATTCGGCTTCAGCTGTTTTTGAAGTggttttagtcatttttgtcaAGCTTAACAGAATAGAACGCCTCAAACAAaagcctaaaacacgtcaaaaacagccggagctgaTGAACCTTTGAGTATATAAGTACCTCGTTGTCCCCAGACTCTACCGAGAACTGCTTGAGTTTTCTGCCGCACAGGTTCCGTAGTTTGGAGCTGATCCAGGCCAGACAGTAGTAACAGGACTTCGGGCTCGGTACGAGGTTCAGAGGGGGTGGAAGGGTCGCCGAGTCTTCGAAATAACTCATCCACAACTTGGTGTGAGCGTACTTCCACTCTGTATCCTCATGTTCCTGGGGTGGAAAGCAAAgaacacgtgcgatggtgcggtgtgagatggagcaaacctttctgtctggagttggtgattcacttcaaatcacccggttggaggcctggcgaacctacataccgtatcagccagcgaaagggtatattaccccgtaaggggcggtttaaccccgccgcgtgtagacatgtgcgaacatgtgcacatgtgtgtatggcggctttgaaaaggtgtccttaaCACAtatttcgccataccctccaaatggagaatcctaataaataaataaataaataaagacaaTAGGCAAAAGATTTGTCGTGCACTGAATCACTTGGTTTCCATCAGCAACAACTTTCTAAATTTCTAAATTTTTGTATGCGGGAAATTGCCCTTTTCATATGTGGATAAGTTGAAGACAAAcgctcacacatacacacgtacacacgtaCTACGTACACAGAAACACGTGCatattcacaaacacacacacacacatacatacatacatacatacatacatacatacatgtacataaaattatACAGACAGACCAAcacacaagcaagcaaacacacacacagcacatacacatacacaaacatacaaacaaaaacacacaagcgCGCACACAGACGCATAGACAGACACAAATACGCACAcatacacctacacacacaaCTTAGTACAATCAATTATGCTAAACTTTCTCTCAGAAAAGGTATACACGCATCAACTTTTcgacgaccactgtcgccttcttcaggatcaatactgatgactaTTCACCTAAGAACGTAAACTcgtgagagttacagacacgtgatcttaatGACGTCAGCAGTTGTTCAATTGTGCCTGAAAgtttatatctatctatatctttaTCTACATCCGTGGCgttggcgtggcgtaactggtagagcgttcggctccgAATCGAAAGGTtccgagttcgattcccaccttgccccgacgttgtgcccttgggaaaggcacttaacacgactttcccttacagtggagtgacgcccaccgagcctcttcggctaatctgtctaactgtgtgccaaaaacacactacggatttggtgcgtcgatgtgccaacatctgcacattgacttccaccaagaaccgttaactttttttatatgtacataCCTATATCTATGTACAGTGTACTACTGTATGTACTGACCAGTGTGATACAGATGGACCGCTGCAGCATGGCGTTGAGCAGCTTGGTCAGCACGATGACCACTATGATGTTATAACAGCCGACCATGACGGCTCCCAGGAACCCCGTGTACATGTCATGTTTCTGCACACCCGTGTTACTGGAGTAGATCTGCACATGCGCCATGCTGAACTGGTACCAGAACAGCGTCAGGACCGCCTCGTGCACACTGGGGCAGGCAAAATGGaggttattgttattgttattgtttttgggtgggccgactactcactctttgcagccgggggctgaattgcgaggagcttacaataggcggggataaatcgcaagggtctggagcgagctgccattcggcgccactcaggtgacctcaatacgacagtaattgccccagatGCGGCCAaggaactgtaggttttggaccactcacaccgcaccatcgcacatgtggcgggttctttaacgtgccggTTTTCATTAGCATCGGTAAGGGTTAGGGGTGGGCATCGGTACATTATACCGGTacgaaaccttttttttcttgttggacaggtcCGTCAAAAAGATCTAGACCTCAAAAATCAATAGACTGGATTTCGGACCGCAAAGTCTAAGTTAATAAAGgcattagtgttgtttacataaaGATGGGATTTCAAAACAGTTGCAGAAGTCGGACACTCCTCCAAACAGATCCCTtcgtagcgaaatggaccattgcatTGTTTTAAGTATCATCCATTCACTAGTTTTCACAGACAAACCGGTTGAACCTCTAACAGGATTTTCTGTAGCGGTACCCACCCACAACAGTATTCGTCGGAATACCCTATCAAAATGCAAAATGGATAATTATTTTAAGTATCACCGGCCCTTTTACAAGTTTACAAGTGATTATTAGGTGCAAGTACGAACCTggacatgatcctctggacctgaaactTTGTTAACTGCCAGCAATATCGGCGNNNNNNNNNNNNNNNNNNNNNNNNNNNNNNNNNNNNNNNNNNNNNNNNNNNNNNNNNNNNNNNNNNNNNNNNNNNNNNNNNNNNNNNNNNNNNNNNNNNNGACATAGCAATATCGATAGATTGGTGATATGTTAAAGTGTACATTCATCCCACCTGGAAAAGACGTTATTGTGATTAGGGCACTGCACGCCCTGGCAGGTGTAACTGTTGTTCGGCAGCTCTATGCCAGGTGCGCTGTAGGTGGCCAACTCGATGCTGCAGGTGCCGTTGGCCTCGGCGTACTCCTTTGATATGTTAATGAGGATCTGAGGCGTAGGGGGAGAGGCCACTATGTTTGTGGGGATGTGCTCTCGAGGGACTTCGTTGTAGACCCAGTAGAGTTGTTGCAGTCCGATGGTAAAGGACAACAGGACCAATCCGAACAAGGCCAGGTACAGGAAGATGTTTGGCAACATCCTTCCGACGGAAATCTGAAGAAACGAGAGAATTTGTAAACAAGGAGGTAAGTGTATGTTATAATggacattatcatatagccaggcgccgcggaccaatcagaaggccccgttccacgttggttatgacgcagtaacatatagattccggccaggccggtgtgttcgctccttctgattgatcagaatgaatcgacaccgacaccggcaccgttgtcgatttgtatcgacaccggcaccggtgccAGTGtagattcattctgaccaatcagaaggagcaatacacacaagaaagtaagggatatgcaggcattggccaatcaaaaggagcgaaacatatgccagagcagagggaataagtacagactgcaagagggggatggctccttctgttaacattggttgttttgttgttctaaaaagccaaagacggcagtgtttcgaatattttctgtggaaattttggtttcaaaatgcaatctgtaatcttcttaccaatgtatgtaccaaagaacaaatgtgaattttcagaaattcgacaacggAATTCacatgtatagtaccaagggatctatgcgtcatacaggagtttgtaagtttgggtaggctatatgataataacgttgatgacccgcctgttcctcggtgtacatggtgtcataacgcctggtcctttgctataaccacctcataaaaccacctcgttcgcttcgctcactcggtggtttcattcggtggttatagcaaaggaccaggcgttatgacagcatatacacctcggggcgggtcattaacccttaaatatCACACTCATTTCACTTACGTGACTTACATTATTTACCATTTAGCCTTAGAGCTAAATAACTACacatgtattacatacataccaaaaactATATAAGTTCATCAAAAGGATCTTTGGTTAATGTTGCCAACACACAAATACAGCCAAAAACAATACACCCCTCGGAGTTGGACCTAATTCATTAATTCCCAGAGGTAACAAAAAAAGGCCTGTCATATGGCTCGAGATTTCATCAAATCATAGCTTAAGCATAAAACTCGCTAACCTCTAATTATCATATCTGTATCATTACTGGTTTACTAGGTGTGAAATGCACagtacaaaaaagcaataaagcTAAAAGTAATCCAATAAAGTCAACGATATGTACGTGACGTAACATGGTTGCCCTAAATCAATCATTGCATTTAGGAATTTCATTCTTAAGTCGAAGTCTATCTACACGAAGGTAATGTAGGACCTAGCAGGGAACCAAAAAGAGCCAGTCTCCTAATACCTGCAGAGGGCCCACCACCGGGCTAGCGGTGTACAGGAAAGTCAGGCGGAGGAAACTAAAGATGTTCGCCACGGCAAACAGAGCCTCCGCCACCAGGTTCGGGTGGTACCGGCCCCACTGGCTGCGGCACGCGTCCTCGTCCTCAAACTGGAACACATTGTGAACTCCACGTGTTATTACAATTCAAAGTTAAATGTAAATCTGAGTAGACAAAAGGATAACAGCCGTCGCCAGCTAACTTGTGTAAATTCAAAGTAATCGCTAGATGGCGCAATTCGCAACAGTGGCAAACATTGATTTTCACGGATAtagtgaccagcccctccaactCTGTTCTGTCATTTGCTACATATGTATGTGCACTAACACAACAAGGTGTCTGCTACTTTTCTAGCAACCATGAcaacagccgtctggtccaggtcatcgACCATATCTGTTTGAAATGGAAGAAGAAactgagcaaaaaaaaataatatgcTTCCCTTCCGCGAAAGTATGTATGATAAATGCGCCAGTCGACTACTTTAAGTGTTACACATATGCCTTTCAAAACTGTAGTATAAAGGAGACAGCTTAATTGTAACATCTTCATTGCTCACCTTCAGGTGTGCTACTATCTTGAGCGTGAAGCTGACGATGTAGAGAAAGTTCATGATGTAGCTCATCCAGTTCCGACTTTCCGACACGAACTCTCTCACTCCATCTCTCCACAACTGCTTCACTTCGGCCCACACCATTCCTGAGGAACAAGACAATCTCAATCGTAGTAGTACACTTTTATAGTAAACTGCTAGGTGGCACTACAGCGTGGATGATGCGGTCCTAAATGTGACTAAGTTGTATAGATCAGGAAACCACGAAGGgttcaagtaccgcctaccGGTAACACACTAACCAACACACTaagtcatgtttgggaccgcatccttccaactgcagcgccacctagcggtggggaatagaaccagtcagtattaaTTAGTCTTAGTTAggaagatgatttttttttattggactCTTCAAAGAAAAAGTAACACTTTCACGTACACTGGAACACGCCCAAAACGTTGCCTGTATATgtaaaataaacatgttttataTCTGAATACAGCCTTACTTACCCAGTACCCAGACCATGATGATATACTCAGGCGTAGTCAACGGAGGCCCGGAGTACTTCCTCAGTGAGATGGCTGAGAAGTCATCGTACGTGGAGATGTACAGCAGGAGGAGGAAAATGATGTAGGAGGCGCTGTGACTGATGAACTTGATGGCCGGGGATCTGTATGAGGAAAATGGTCGTATTATAATTGTAGAAATTTAGAGGGGCgagtaggaacagaaagaaataaacatgCCGAAACCCGGGATCGATCCCGGGTCGGCAGATTTACAAAGCAAGCACGCtaccgctgtcgccacaaaagcttgGAGCTCATTGGCAAGGACGGTACGTAGGCGGTACTtcaaccccactgttacactattcccccttttctttttaaGATTCGTCCTcaaatctccgagatcgacatccctgtgtggcacatcttagcctgttactcacagtgtggtACATCCGTTAGCCTGTTACTCGCAGGGCCGGTGTTGGAACCAATGCAGAAAtttagaggggcgagtaagaacagaaagaaacaaacatgcacacCCGGGATCAAAGCAAACACGCtaccgctgtcgccacaaaagctcagagcttcTTGGCATGGACggtaggcggtacttgaacccctttgccaaaaaggttatgtttccGGGTATGTGCGTCTgtcttgtgtctgtgtgtctgtgcgcaGCATAACCCAAGAATTCTTGGATGgatatttatgatatttggtatgtttgtagagcagggttgtagccagcctgaaatcattttcagtccccttgattttgaatgggaatcctatcgagcaccgaagacatggcgtgacgttgcgcgtcatttctagggggtctgggtcccagaaaatttttaaatcaagaccctctgaaacactatttcttgcattttgaggtgcaaactTTGCTCGAGACttagctgttcaatggcatctatttggtgaagaagaacacatgggtttcagtttttttatatctttacatatcaatttttgtctgtcccaggggacagaatggaaaaaacttttttcagtccccagttgcaaaattccttcaaaggactgaaggacaggtgctggctacaaccctgttgtAGAGGTTGGCATGAGAAATAAACGATAATAATCTGGCCTCTCGGGCAGCTTTCTACAAAATCACAGAAAAGTGAACTTTTGGTTAGGATTAAAGTGCACATAGCCAAGCATAGATTATTTAAACGCTGAAGTCATTGCATGATCAATAGATTTCATTATTATGTTAGGCACTTGTTTTTAAAACcagatggagtgaggaaagtcgtgttatgTCGTGCAAATGTTTCCTAATGGCCCGACGTCTAGGAGACGCGCCAGGAATTAAatcccatcctcctacgcagggacatccaagagt includes the following:
- the LOC118427488 gene encoding short transient receptor potential channel 1-like isoform X2, encoding MWNKVAQQVKRKSNMAAAEVAFRLTAGKRSGTRNNAKQALSIDERFYLAAVEKGDLVAVQRILKNKDKAGQKVNIHCVDQLGRSALLIAIEHDLSDITKLLLRHDIYVGDALLFAVNEEAAWAVELLLDHRPMHKASMMDVVESVCYSNFAPPDVSPVMLAAHRDNYDIIKILVKRGAYLPSPHTVGCDCVYCTSSSERDSLRHSRRRLNIYRALASPSLMALTEEDPIHKAWILSNELKRLSFVEVEFKSDYEKLSAQCKKFSTDLLDEVRDSKELLAVLNAHNPNHPEPVKEKGGVGMSLARLKLAVEYGQKEFVARPSCQQLLNRVWYSGVPRFRTLPLAGKLLVALGISLIWPLLSVAYLVAPRSGLGSIIRSPAIKFISHSASYIIFLLLLYISTYDDFSAISLRKYSGPPLTTPEYIIMVWVLGMVWAEVKQLWRDGVREFVSESRNWMSYIMNFLYIVSFTLKIVAHLKFEDEDACRSQWGRYHPNLVAEALFAVANIFSFLRLTFLYTASPVVGPLQISVGRMLPNIFLYLALFGLVLLSFTIGLQQLYWVYNEVPREHIPTNIVASPPTPQILINISKEYAEANGTCSIELATYSAPGIELPNNSYTCQGVQCPNHNNVFSSVHEAVLTLFWYQFSMAHVQIYSSNTGVQKHDMYTGFLGAVMVGCYNIIVVIVLTKLLNAMLQRSICITLEHEDTEWKYAHTKLWMSYFEDSATLPPPLNLVPSPKSCYYCLAWISSKLRNLCGRKLKQFSVESGDNETNQSRRSRSENKIPSDYREVMRKLVQRWLTHRRRKDRQSKEALVERFNELKQELANFRKELRELLKKRMMKIETKKLSANLTTPLGSASLNYERTTREFFI
- the LOC118427488 gene encoding short transient receptor potential channel 1-like isoform X1, which gives rise to MPLRKLRFREEFSPSRRWSEPAFLPEEPEPIPFEFADTWKPLVEPQPALSIDERFYLAAVEKGDLVAVQRILKNKDKAGQKVNIHCVDQLGRSALLIAIEHDLSDITKLLLRHDIYVGDALLFAVNEEAAWAVELLLDHRPMHKASMMDVVESVCYSNFAPPDVSPVMLAAHRDNYDIIKILVKRGAYLPSPHTVGCDCVYCTSSSERDSLRHSRRRLNIYRALASPSLMALTEEDPIHKAWILSNELKRLSFVEVEFKSDYEKLSAQCKKFSTDLLDEVRDSKELLAVLNAHNPNHPEPVKEKGGVGMSLARLKLAVEYGQKEFVARPSCQQLLNRVWYSGVPRFRTLPLAGKLLVALGISLIWPLLSVAYLVAPRSGLGSIIRSPAIKFISHSASYIIFLLLLYISTYDDFSAISLRKYSGPPLTTPEYIIMVWVLGMVWAEVKQLWRDGVREFVSESRNWMSYIMNFLYIVSFTLKIVAHLKFEDEDACRSQWGRYHPNLVAEALFAVANIFSFLRLTFLYTASPVVGPLQISVGRMLPNIFLYLALFGLVLLSFTIGLQQLYWVYNEVPREHIPTNIVASPPTPQILINISKEYAEANGTCSIELATYSAPGIELPNNSYTCQGVQCPNHNNVFSSVHEAVLTLFWYQFSMAHVQIYSSNTGVQKHDMYTGFLGAVMVGCYNIIVVIVLTKLLNAMLQRSICITLEHEDTEWKYAHTKLWMSYFEDSATLPPPLNLVPSPKSCYYCLAWISSKLRNLCGRKLKQFSVESGDNETNQSRRSRSENKIPSDYREVMRKLVQRWLTHRRRKDRQSKEALVERFNELKQELANFRKELRELLKKRMMKIETKKLSANLTTPLGSASLNYERTTREFFI